In Bdellovibrionales bacterium, the following proteins share a genomic window:
- a CDS encoding cyclic nucleotide-binding domain-containing protein, with protein MSGIRKFGKGEILFREGDPSDALYVIKSGRIAVKKAKGSNDIVLAELTAGEMLGEMAFFDNKPRSASAVALQDSDVIILPFAALYAQFKTFPEWLKAMVKTVNSNLRNANQRIKNLESSNSQNTEMFDDHSISRLCAIISLVGFKCGEKVPEGLTIPSGVLRNYTIQIFQQPTHKMQKIMQTLQGLGIMKVEDLGEGKQRLTILDHAKLTGFVDWYNKYLFTEESKRVTITEKELPALRALRFYGQKEKPNEKGEVTVSLTEIQNNSMKDLNYLFQTNDADSLAEKGLTQEKQSADGGKLTMKFVLSEIQTILPYWEIIFTLKKVPSH; from the coding sequence TTGTCGGGCATTAGAAAGTTTGGAAAAGGCGAAATTCTCTTTCGGGAAGGCGATCCATCAGACGCCTTATATGTCATCAAATCTGGACGCATTGCTGTCAAAAAAGCGAAGGGAAGCAATGATATCGTGTTGGCCGAGTTGACGGCCGGAGAGATGCTTGGCGAAATGGCCTTCTTTGACAACAAGCCAAGATCGGCTTCTGCCGTCGCCTTGCAGGATTCAGACGTGATCATTCTTCCTTTTGCGGCCTTGTATGCACAATTTAAGACTTTTCCCGAGTGGCTTAAGGCCATGGTTAAAACCGTCAATTCAAACCTCAGAAATGCCAATCAACGAATCAAAAATCTAGAATCCTCCAATTCCCAAAACACAGAGATGTTTGATGATCATTCCATTTCAAGACTCTGTGCAATCATCAGCTTGGTGGGTTTCAAGTGTGGCGAAAAGGTGCCAGAGGGATTAACAATCCCATCGGGTGTTTTACGTAATTACACAATTCAGATATTTCAGCAACCAACCCATAAAATGCAAAAAATAATGCAAACCCTGCAAGGCTTAGGAATCATGAAGGTTGAGGACCTGGGCGAAGGAAAACAAAGACTCACCATTTTAGACCATGCGAAATTGACGGGCTTTGTAGATTGGTACAACAAATACCTTTTTACAGAGGAATCCAAGCGAGTCACGATCACAGAGAAGGAGCTTCCTGCTCTGAGAGCTCTCAGATTTTATGGCCAGAAGGAAAAGCCCAACGAAAAAGGTGAAGTTACGGTCTCCCTGACTGAAATACAAAATAATAGCATGAAGGATCTTAACTATCTTTTTCAAACGAATGATGCTGATTCGCTTGCAGAGAAGGGCCTAACTCAAGAAAAACAAAGTGCAGATGGCGGGAAACTGACGATGAAATTTGTTTTATCTGAAATTCAGACGATCCTACCCTATTGGGAAATAATCTTTACTCTCAAAAAAGTTCCAAGCCATTAA